The genomic interval GAAAAAGCAAAAGCGACAGGTTTTGTCATTCCAACATGGCAAGAAGCTTTAGCAAGTATGCTTGAAAAAGGCGATTTGCGTGAAAATAAAGATGGCGTAAAAGGCGAAATTAACAAAAAATAATGACTCTGTCATTAAAATAAACTAATTGAAAATTCTGTCAGCGACCTGCAAAAGCTCGTCAGTACTGACAGAATTCTCATTTTGAGAGGCTGAAATAATCACTAAATAAATTTTAGTGAGTAAAAGGAACAACATGAAAAAACACGTTTTTATCATTGGTAGCCGTGGCTTACCAGCGAAATATGGAGGGTTTGAAACATTTGTTGAAGAACTCGTCAAACATCAAAATAATAAAAATATAAAATATCATGTAGCTTGTCAAAGTGAGAATTCAGACATGGCACTACCTGGAGAACATTTTGAGTATCTTGGAGCAGATTGTTTTGTAATTAAGTTACCCAAAATTGGTTCAGCACGTGTGATTGCTTATGATATTTTAGCCATTAATGCGGCACTTAAATATTGTAAAAAAGAAGAAATCAAAGCGCCTATTTTTTATATTCTTGGGAATACAGCAGGTGGATTTATTGGCCACTATGCCAATAAAATCCATAAACTTGGTGGAAAATTATTTGTCAATCCTGATGGATTGGAATGGAAAAGAACCAAGTGGGCAGCACCAATTCGTTCTTATTTGAAATTTGCTGAGAAAAAAATGGTGCGATATGCTGATTTGATTATTTCAGATAACGCAGGAATTAAAGAATATTTAACAAGTGAATATGGACAAGTTGAATCAGAAGTGATTGCTTATGGAACAGAAAAGTTCAAGTCCGATTTGACAGAATCAGAAACTCTGGTAAAATATAAAGTTAATGATTATTATTTGATTGTAGGGCGTTTTGTGCCTGAAAATAATTATGAAACGCTAATTAGAGACTTCATGAAAAGTTCAACAAAACGAGACCTTGTGATTATTACTAATCACGAAGGGAATGCTTACTTCAAAGAATTGCGCGAAAAAACGCAATTCGACAAGGATGCACGAATTAAATTTGTTGGAACAGTCTATAATCAAAACGAATTGAGATATATTCGTGAACATGCCTTTGCTTATTTACATGGTCATGAGGTAGGGGGGACAAATCCTGGATTGCTTGAGGCCATGTGGTCAACAGCGGTCAATGTTGTTTTAGGAGTCAATTTCAACCGGACGACAGCAGGCGATTCCGTCATTTATTTTGACAAGGAAAATTTACTGACAACTTTGTCAGAAGTTGAAAATTTGACCCCAGATGAAGGTCAAAGATTACACGAAAAAGCTCAGGCAATTATCGAAGAAAAATATACTTGGGAGCATATTTGTGCTCAATATGAGGACCTTTTCGCTCCAAAGTTTACTGATGAGTCTGAGCCTTTAAGAAAAATGGAGAACCTAGCCAGAGGCGGAGATGAGAGTTAATATTTTAATGTCAACCTACAACGGCGAGAAGTTCGTCGCTGATCAGATTGAGAGTATTCAAAAACAAACTTATACTGACTGGAATTTAATTATTCGTGACGATGGTTCAATTGATAGAACCTGCGAAATTGTTGATGATTTTGTCAGTAAAGACAACAGAATTAAATTAATTCGAGCTGAAAATGTTGGGGTGATTAAATCCTTTCATGAGCTTGTAACAGATAATAACAATGCTGACTTCTATTTTTTTGCTGACCAAGATGATTATTGGTTGCCAGAGAAGCTATCAGTAATGCTAGAAGAAACTAAGAAACATGATAATAGTAAACCGGTTATGTATTATACAGATTTGAAAGTTACTGACAGAAACCTTAATGTGACTTCGGAATCCATGATACGCAGTCAGTCTGACCATGCAAATACAAAGCTTGTTCAAGAATTGACCGAGAATACGGTCACAGGCGGAGCGAGTATGATTAATCATGAGCTTGCACAACTTTGGCAAAGCACAAATGATATTATTATGCATGATTGGTATTTGGCAATTGTAGCAGC from Lactococcus lactis carries:
- a CDS encoding glycosyltransferase family 2 protein translates to MRVNILMSTYNGEKFVADQIESIQKQTYTDWNLIIRDDGSIDRTCEIVDDFVSKDNRIKLIRAENVGVIKSFHELVTDNNNADFYFFADQDDYWLPEKLSVMLEETKKHDNSKPVMYYTDLKVTDRNLNVTSESMIRSQSDHANTKLVQELTENTVTGGASMINHELAQLWQSTNDIIMHDWYLAIVAAALGELVYIDQPTHLYRQHDSNVLGARTLSKRIKKWTHPNLWFEKYWWLITASQKQAQKLLTENLSLMSEDDKALVTAYVNILAEPKAKRRQILEQYDLRKNKNYHTRIFRTLIITKFAYKGKK
- the cps2T gene encoding beta 1-4 rhamnosyltransferase Cps2T is translated as MKKHVFIIGSRGLPAKYGGFETFVEELVKHQNNKNIKYHVACQSENSDMALPGEHFEYLGADCFVIKLPKIGSARVIAYDILAINAALKYCKKEEIKAPIFYILGNTAGGFIGHYANKIHKLGGKLFVNPDGLEWKRTKWAAPIRSYLKFAEKKMVRYADLIISDNAGIKEYLTSEYGQVESEVIAYGTEKFKSDLTESETLVKYKVNDYYLIVGRFVPENNYETLIRDFMKSSTKRDLVIITNHEGNAYFKELREKTQFDKDARIKFVGTVYNQNELRYIREHAFAYLHGHEVGGTNPGLLEAMWSTAVNVVLGVNFNRTTAGDSVIYFDKENLLTTLSEVENLTPDEGQRLHEKAQAIIEEKYTWEHICAQYEDLFAPKFTDESEPLRKMENLARGGDES